The Janthinobacterium tructae genome contains the following window.
CTTCAAGGTCTCGGGCGAATTTGCCGAAGCCTATGTGATCGCACATGAAGTGGGCCACCACGTGCAAAACCTGCTGGGCTTGTCCGAGAAGGTCGACAAGGCGCGCCGCACGCAATCGGAGCGCCAGGCCAACGCCATGTCCGTGCGCCTGGAATTGCAGGCCGACTGCTTTGCCGGCGTATGGGCATTCCACGCGAACCAGGATCGCAAGATCCTGGAACAGGGCGATGTGGAAGCGGCACTGAAAGCGGCCACGGCCATCGGTGACGATGCGCTGCAGCGCCAGTCGCAAGGCCATGTCGTGCCCGACTCATTTACGCACGGCACCTCGGAACAGCGCGTGCGCTGGTTCAGCAAGGGCATCGAGAGCGGCCAGATTTCACAGTGCAATACGTTTGAGGCACGCCAGCTGTAATGCAGGCAAAGCCAGCATGCCGCCTGGTCGGGCGGCATGCGCTCAGGGCACGCCGCCTGGTCGGGCGGCATGCGCTCAGGGCACGCCGACGTCGTAGCGCTTGCCCAGCCGCTTCAGTTCGCCTGTCTCGATCAGGTTAGTCAATTCCTGGTCGAACTGCAGGCGCAGCTTGTCGAAAGTCGGCGAGCGGGGGAAGGCGAAATAGCCATTCTGTACTTCGATGACCTTGGGCAAAGGTTTCACCTGGCGAGCATAGCCCAGGCGGGCGATCACGGGATCGGTATTGCGGCGGTTGCTGACGAACACGTCGACGTGATTGTGCACCAGCATCTTCAAGCCATTTTCCACATTGTTGGCCACGCTGACCTGCAAGCCGGGCCGCACGCGCTCCCAGTCCGCGCCATACGCCCAGCCATTGAGCAGCACCACTCTGCGGTTCTTCAGCACGCTATAGTCGCCATCCCAGCCGAAACTGGCGTCCTGGCGCGTATAAAAGACCATCTGGTCCTGGTAAAACGGCTTGTCGGAAAACGCCATGCTGGCGATGCGCTCGGGCGTCTTGTAGGGGCCGATCAGGATATCGGCCTGGCCCTGCACCAGCATGGCTTGCGCGCGCGCCCACGGCACCATGCGAAAACGCACGGTGTTACCCGTGCGCGCCGCCATCAGGCGCAGCAGTTCCGCGCCCAGGCCGCCATACTCGCCGCTGTTCTGGTACTCGAACACGCGCTCGAACTGCGCGCCCACGGCCAGCAGTTCCCGGGCTGGCGCCTGCGATGGCACAAGCAACACCGGCCACAGCAGCGCCAGGGCCAGCAGGCGCCGCCCGCTTTTTCGCATCAGCCGACGATGCGCAAGGAGTAATCGGTGGCCCGCACGTCCTTGGTCAGGCTGCCGATCGAGATGCGGTCCACGCCCGTTTCGGCAATCGCCCGCACGGTATCGGCATGGATGCCACCCGACGCTTCCAGCAAGGCACGGCCGTTGGTGAGGGCCACGGCGTCGCGCAGCATGTCGTTGCTGAAGTTATCCAGCAGCACGGAGACGGCGCCCGCATCGAGCGCTTCGCGCAATTGTGCCAGGGTTTCCACCTCGATCTGCACGGGCACGCCCGCGTCGAGGTTACGCGCGTTTTCCAGGGCCTGGCTGACGCCGCCCGCCGCCGCGATATGGTTTTCCTTGATCAGGATGCCATCGTACAGGGCCAGGCGCTGGTTCTTGCCGCCGCCGACGCGTACCGCATACTTTTGCGCCAGGCGCAGGCCCGGCAAGGTCTTGCGCGTGTCCAGGATGGAAGCCCTGGTGCCGGCGATCACATCGACATACTGGCGCGTGGCGGTGGCGACCGCAGACAGCAGCTGCAGGAAATTGAGGGCGCTGCGCTCAGCCGTCAGCAAGGCGCGCGCGGGCGCCTGAATCGTGCAGACAACGCTGTCGGCCGTCATCATGTCGCCTTCGGCGTAATGCCAAACGATATCGATGCTGCGGTCCAGGCTTTTCATGATGCCTTCGAACCACGGCGCGCCGCACAGCACGGCCGCTTCGCGCACGATGACGCGGGCCGTGACGATGTGGTCGGGCGGCACCAGTTCGCCCGTCAGGTCGCACTGGCCCACGTCTTCCAGCAAGGCGGCCAGCAGATTGCCTTCGAACGCGCGCGCCAGGGCCGGATCGAAAGGAGCGAAAGAATTAACGAGGGTACTCATGCTGGACCGATTCCTTGGAACAATGTGGTTTCTTTTGCCAGGTCCGCACCCGGCTTGAGGCCCGCCTTCTTGGCGGCGGCGAAGTCGAGCATGCGATTGATCGAGCGCACGGCCAGCTGGCCGACGGCGGGATCGACGTGGATTTCATTGTGCATGTTTTCCAGCGTTTGCGCCAGGTTCAGCAAGCCGTTCATGGCCATCCACGGACAGTGCGCGCAGCTTTTGCAGGTGGCGCTGTTGCCGGCCGTGGGCGCTTCGATGAAGCGCTTGCCCGGCGCGGCCGCGCGCATCTTGTGCAGGATGCCATTGTCGGTGGCGACAATAAACGTGTCCGTATCCATGGTTTGCGCGGCCGCAATCATTTGCGACGTCGAGCCCACCATGTCGGCCAGCGCCACCACGTTGGCGGGCGATTCCGGATGCACGAGGACCTTGGCTTGCGGATACTCTTCCTTGAGCAAATCGAGTTCGATGCCCTTGAATTCGTCGTGCACCAGGCAGCTACCCTGCCACAGCAGCATATCGGCGCCCGTTTCCTTCTGGATATACGAACCCAGGTGTTTATCGGGTGCCCAGAGGATTTTCTTGCCCTGCGCATGCAGGTGGGCGACGATGTCGAGGCCGATCGACGACGTCACCATCCAGTCGGCGCGCGCCTTGACGGCCGCGCTGGTGTTGGCGTAGACGACGACCGTGCGGTCCGGATGGGCATCGCAGAAGGCCGTGAATTCGTCCACCGGGCAACCGAGGTCGAGCGAACAGGTCGCGTCGAGGTCAGGCATTAATACGGTTTTCTCGGGGCTGAGGATCTTGGCCGTTTCGCCCATGAAGCGCACGCCGGCCACGACCAGGGTCTTGGCCGGATGGTCGCGCCCGAAGCGGGCCATCTCCAGGGAATCGGAGACGCAGCCGCCCGTGGCCTCGGCCAGGTCTTGCAGGTCAGCATCAACGTAATAGTGGGCAACGAGCACGGCTTCGCGCTCGATCAGCAGGCGCTTGATGCGCGTGATCAGTTCGGCTTTTTCAGCCGGGGAAGGCGTCGCTGGCGTGCGTGCCCATGCGTGGGCAGTGCAGCTGGCTCCGTCTTGTGGATGTTCATACTCGACGGATTTGATGGCTAAAGTTTGCATGGCTGTGTCAAACAAAAACGGGATAGACCGGCACGAACGCAATGAAGCTGGTGCGCCGGAACGAAAGGACCGCGGCGCGTCGGTGTGGGGCTGGGTGGCTGGCGTTGTCATATCGGACTACGCTGCGCCTCGGCGGCCCCGCTAATCCGACCTACGCGACCTACGCGACCAACCCGGGCAACTCACCCTGACGTAGGTCGGATTAGCGCACAGCGCGTAATCCGACACAACGTTACCCTACATAATTAATCAATCCCTTGGCTTCTGAGGTAATCCTCATAGTTGCCGCGGTAATCGACCACTTCATCTTCCTTGATCTCGATGATGCGGTTGGCCAGCGAGGACACGAATTCGCGGTCATGCGAGACGAAGATCAGGGTGCCCGCGTATTTTTCCAGCGCGATGTTCAACGATTCGATCGATTCCATGTCCATGTGGTTGGTCGGCTCATCGAGCATCAGCACGTTGTGGCGGCCCAGCATCAGCTTGCCGTACATCATGCGGCCCTTTTCACCACCGGACAGTACCTTGACGGCCTTTTTCACATCGTCGCCGCCGAACAGCAGGCGGCCCAGGATGGAGCGCACGGCCTGGTCATCGTCGCCCTCTTTCGTCCACTGGCCGATCCAGTCGGTCAGGTTAGTGTCCTTGGCGAAATCTTCCGTCGGATCTTGCGGCATGTAGCCCACGTTGGCGTTTTCCGCCCACTTCACGCGGCCCTGGTCCGGCTGCAGGCCGGCGATGTCGCCCGCAATGCAACGCAGCATGGTGGTCTTGCCGGCGCCGTTGGCGCCGATGATGGCGATGCGCTCGCCCGCTTCGACCATGATGCTGAAATTCTTGAACAGCTGGCGGTCAAAACCTTTCGAGATGTTCTCGACTTCCACAGCCAGGCGGTGTAATTTCTTTTCGCCGTCGAAACGCACGAACGGATAGGCGCGCGACGATGGCTTGATGTCGTCGACCTTGATTTTTTCGATCTGCTTGGCACGCGATGTCGCCTGGCGGGCCTTCGATTTGTTGGCGGCGAAGCGGCGCACGAATTCCTGCAGCTCGGCAACCTTGTCTTTCGCTTTCGCGTTGTTGGCCAGCTGCTGGTTGCGCGCCTGGGTCGAGGCGAACATGTATTCGTCGTAGTTACCCGGGTAAATCTTCAGGGTGCCGTAGTCCATGTCGGCCACGTGGGTGCAGACCTGGTTCAGGAAGTGGCGATCATGGGAAATGATGATCATGGTGGAGTTGCGCTCGTTGAGCACGTCTTCCAGCCAGCGAATCGTGTTGATATCCAGGTTATTCGTCGGTTCGTCGAGCAGCAGGATGTCCGGATTCGAGAACAGCGCCTGCGCCAGCAGCACGCGCAGCTTCCAGCCTGGCGAGACATTGCTCATCGGGCCTTGATGCAACTCGATGGCGACACCGGCGCCCAGCAGCAGTTCGCCCGCGCGCGATTCGGCCGTGTAGCCGTCGTATTCGGACACTTTGCCTTCCAGATCGGCCGCCTGCATGTAGTCGTCGTCGGTCGCTTCCGGGTTCGCGTAGATCGCGTCGCGTTGCTGGATGGCGGCCCACATTTCCGTGTGGCCCATCATGACCACGTCGAGCACGCGCATGTCTTCAAACGCGAACTGATCCTGGCGCAGCTTGCCCAGGCGCTCGTTGGTATCGAGCATGACATTGCCGCCCGATGGGTCCAGGTCGCCGCCCAGGATCTTCATGAACGTCGACTTGCCGCAGCCGTTGGCGCCGATCAAGCCATAGCGGTTGCCGTCGCCGAACTTGACGGAGATATTCTCAAACAATGGCTTGGCGCCAAACTGCATCGTAATATTTGCGGTTGATAGCATGTGATATTGGGTCTTTATTCAGTTAAAACAGCTAGTTAAGTACTTTTCTCCCATTATACAGCACCCACCCTCTTCCACTCTATAGTAGCCCGGCGAGAGCACTCTGAGCAAATGTGGAGAAATACAGGCAGCAGATGATGGCAAGAAAATACCATTGCCGCAGTTCCATTTAGCAGATACCCTGCGCGGTATCCGTTTCCCACTCATCACCTCGCAGGCATCACTTGAAAAAAATCACCATCGCCGCCGCCGTGGCCGTCATTGCCGTCGCCGCCACCGCCTACGCTTCGCCGTACTACGCCTTGCACCAGATCAAGACCGCCCTGGCCGAACGCAATGCCGAAGCCCTGGCCGGGCACGTGGACTTCCCCGCCCTGCGCGCCAGCGTCAAGGCGCAGCTGGAGGCCAGCATGGCGCGCAGCATCGAGGCGACAGCCGGCAGCGGCAACCCGCTGGCCGCCCTGGGCCAGTCGATCGCCAGCGCCATGCTGGGCAAGATGGTCGACACCATGGTCTCGCCCGCCGGCGTCGTCGCGCTGGTCAACAAAAGCGCCGTCAGCCCGCAAGCAAGCGACACGGCAGATGCGCCGGCCGATGGCGCACGGAAGAAGGCCGACTATTCGGCAGGCTATGCCGGCGTAAACACCTTCGTCGTGCGCGCCAAGGATGGCAATGCGCAGGAAGGTGCACTGGTCCTGCAGCGCCATGGCGTGTGGGGCTGGAAACTGAGTTCGATCGAGATTGCGTCGGCGATGGCCGGCCGCTAGCAGCGCGGCAGTGGCAGCCTGCGGGGGCTACCCTGCCCGCCCCCCCCCGATCAGAAGGTCATCGGCAACCTGACCGAGATGGAAACATCGGGCGTATCGCGCGTCAGACCGGCGCCCACCGACACATTCAAGCTCCGGTCCTTGCCAAGGCGATACGAAAACCCCATCAGCAGGGTACCCAGCTGCGTACGCACGGAACCGGGCACGGTCATGCCATTTTGACGCGTGCGTCCAACGCTGCTGTGATCGTAGCCCAGACTGAGCGAGGCCTTTTCATTCAGCGCCAGACCGATGCCGAAATTCACGCCGAAAATCTTCCCTGGCTCGATGGTGCCGAGCGGTTCGCGCACGCCATTGAGCACCAACCGGCTCACATCAGTGCGCTTGAAGCCGTGCAGGTAGCTGATGCTGCCAAAGAATACGGCTGGATCGGAGGGAAACAGCCAGGTCAGGCTGGGCTGCAGTGAATAGAAACCGGAGCCGGTGGGCAAGTCCAACGGCAAGCCCGTCCCGGTCGCGTTCTCGCCCACGCAGCGCTGCGTACAGTCCGTGATGACCTCGAACGGATCGCGTCCTGTGCGCGACTTGAAGCGCAGGCCGGCCACGTAGTATGGCTTGTCGGCGCCGCCATTGTTCAGTTGGTAGCGGGCGGCCACCTCGACATCGCCCAAGGCGCGGCCACTGGTGTCGAACACCCGCTCCGAGGCCGTGCCGGTAAACAGTTCGCGACTGACGGTGGCATCGGAGCGATAGACATATGGCACCCTGGCTTCGACTTCAAGACGGTTGCTCAAGCCGGTGCGCACGGTCAGTGCGCCGGTCAGGGTATTGCGCTTGACTTCGCGCACATCGATCAAGCCGATCAGCAAGGCGGGAATAATGGTGTAGCCGACCAGGGCGACCCGATTGCTGGACGAGTAACCGAATTGCATCGACGGTTCCAGCACGTAGCGTCCCTTGGGCGTCAGCACGCCGGGCTGTTCGAACAGGGGAGCCACTTCGGGCGGCCGGACAGGCGGGCTTGGCGCCTGCCCCACCGGCTGGGGCGTCGGCGGTGGCGCCTGTGGCGCGGAGCCGGCGTCCTGGATGTCCGCCAGCGACAAGTACGCCGCCCGCAAACCCGTGCCCCGCTGCCGGGCCAGGCGGTTATTGTCGACAGGTTCATTGCCCTGCAGCACATCGATGCGGCGCTGCTGTTCATGCATCGATGCGCGCAGCGCCTCCAGCAGGTGCCGCTGTTCGGCCAATTGCGCTTTCAGGCTTTCCAGCTGCGCCGCCAGATCGTCCTGGCTGGCGCCCGGCGCTTGCTGGGCCTGAACGGCTGCACACAGCAGGATAGCCGACACACCTGCCGTACCAAATCGCAATAAGTAAAGATGCCGCATAGTCTCTCCCGATGACAAGCCCTGCCTATCAGTAGCCGGCCCTGGCAGCCCAACCGCAATGACCCGGTGCTACTGCACGATGCCGCCAGGGGAATCCGGGCGGCTTGCTGAAAACCCTATCTGGGACCTGCAACACTGCCCAGTGCATTTTGCAAGGTGTCCTGGAAGTTCGCCAGCTTCAGCAATTGCAGACTGTTCACGCTGCTATTGATGATCGTCTGGGTACGCAAGACCTGGTCATTCAAGCTGTTCTGGATCACGGTGCCGGCCATCGTTTGCGCCATCGGGCCTGGCGAAAACACGTTGCCGGCGCCGTTCTGCAGGACAGTCATCGAGGCGACTGCCGTACGCGCCAGATTCGCTTCCTCGACGCTCAGGTGCGCCAAGTCGGCAATCGTGAACGCCACGCTCGATACCACGCTGCCATTGACGCTGACCAGGCGCTCTATCCCCAACGACAGGCTCAAGCCACCTGGCATGTCGAAACCGCCCCGTGCCTGCTCCAGCGTTTCCTCGCTGACCGGCGTCCAGCCCGCTGTTGGCGGCTCGGCGCCGGCATTCTGCGCGGCAGCAAGCAGGCACGCCAGGCTGGCAGCGGCAAACCGCTCTTTCTTGTGCATATATCCTCCAGCGTGGCGTTTGCCCGCCATTAAAAATTCCCGCCGTCATTCTTCGGCATGGTGAGCTGATCGAGCCCGCTGCGGCTGATCGCCAGTCCCAGTGGCGCTTGCGGCGCCGCGCGCCAGTCATCGGCATCATTGAAGCGGGCCGCCTGCATTGCCCCCTCGGTCGCCACCGGGCCAGGTGCGGACGGCGTCACGCGTCCATGGATCACGAACAGCAAACGGCCCTGCCAGATCGCCTCGAAACTGGCGCGCGGCATGGCCCGCGTGCCGCCGGCCGGATCGCCGATCAGCACGCGGCTCTGGCCCAGCCCCTTGACCACGACAAAATGCCGGTAGCCTTGCTCGGCCACCAGCACGATGGCGGGAAAGCCCGCCTCTGCCAACTTATCCAGCGGCAACTGAAACCCGTCGGCCAAAAAGCCACGACTGGCAAGAAAACGCTTGATATCAAGCAAGGAAAATCCCTCTTTGCGTATCTTTTGCTGATCACCTTGCTGGTACATTTGCTCAAAAACAAACTCTTCCGTCACTGGATCGGCATAATGATGGGTCAGCAAGGTGGCCACCGCGGCGGAACCGCAACTGAAGTCGTATTGCTGGTGCAAGGTGCGCTGGAAACGCGCTTCGCGCATGCTCACCAGCGGCACCTCGAAGCGCGTGCCAAAGGCACCGATATCGGCCGCGCTGGCGCCTGGGGATGCCACGCCGCCCAGCAAGGGCAGGCATAGCATGAGCAACGAGCATGTGCTGGGCGTGGCCATGCCTAGCGCAACTGCAAATTGATGATGGTGGCGTTCTGGATCAGCACATTGGCGCCCGAATTCTGAATGACGATCGGGATGCCGGAAGCGTTGGCAAATGCGGCGCCATCGATCGTGTTGGCGCCCGTACTGACGTAGCTGGCCGAGTTGCCAGTGACAAAGCCACTCAGCCGCGCTTCATTGCTAACCGTCTCGGTGCCGCCACGCGCCTGGTCCAGGGCGGATGCGCCAGCGGCCCGGCCAAGCCCCCCCGCAAAAATCCCATCGACCGTCAACGGCATCAGCGCGGTCAGCGCCGTGGTCGGAGCAGCAATCGGCAGACTCAACTCTGGCCCGGCAAGCAAGGGCAGCGCCCTTGCTTCCTGTCCAGCCATGGCACCTGTGGAAAGACAGGCCAGGCTGGCACAGCATATCGAATGAAAAAAAAGGCGCATGCTCATCCCCTTGTTCATGACTTGCGATGCTCCGCCGCGGCATTGCCACGGCGGAGCCTGACACTAGACTGACAAGCAGCCTAGTGTCCCACTGCCAGATTGGCCTGCACCGTCACACTTTGCTGTATCAGCGAAGAGATGCCGCTGTTCTGGCTGATGACCAGCAAGCCTGCCGCCGACTGCGCGGTACCGCTCATGGTGTTGGACATATCGAACGCACCGGCATTGACGGCCACCGCACCGCCGGCACCACCCGAGCCGCCCGCGCCGGAACCGCCGGTTGCCGCGCCGCCCGTGTTGGTGCCACCGCTACCGGCGGCGCCACCACTATTGCTGCCACCGCCAGCACCGCCAGCACCGCCAGCGCCAGCAATGGCGCTGCCGTTTGATGGCGAGCCATTGCTGGCGCTGCCATTGCTCGAACTGCCGCCAGCCGCACCGGCGCCACCCGTGTTTTGCGCCATCCCGCTGCTGCCGCCATTGCCGCCCGCAGCACCAGCGGCACCATTGCCGCCCGTGCTGGTGCCGCCCGCGCCGGCGCCACCGGCACCACCGGTACCACCAGTTGCAGCGGCCCCGGCGCCGCCCGTGCTCGTCAACGCGGCGCCAGCACCACCGGCACCGGAGCTACCGGCACCGCCTGCGGCCCCCGCGCCACCGGTATTGGTGCCACCGGCACCGCCGGCACCGCCCGTCGCCGCACCACCGTTGGCTGTGGCGGCACCACTACCGAAGTTCTTGGCCAGGCTACCGGTACTGCCGCTACCGCCGGAGCCGCCAGCGGCACTGTGGGTGTTGCCGCCATCGCCGCCTGGACCGCCGAAGGCTTTGCCGCTATCGCCACCGTTACCGCCTGTCGTGCGACCAGTATCGCCGCCGGAGCCGCCCTTGGCCGCACCAGCCAGGCCGCCCTTGCCACCGTTGCCGCCATAGACATCGCCGCCGGCAGCACCACGACCACCTGCACCACCCTTGCCGCCAGCGCCAGCGTCCCCGCTGCTGGCGTTCTTGGCCAGTCCGCCCGCGCCACCGGCCCCGGCAGTGCTATCCCCCACCATCGCCGCGCCATTGATGGCACTGCCATTCCTGGCGCTGCCCCCTTTCGCACCCGATGCGCCGTCGCCACCGATGGCCGCGCCGCCCGAGCCGCCCTTGCCATAGGCATCGCCCCCCTGTGCGCTGCCGCCTATGCCCCCCTTGCCAGTGCCACCGTTGGTATTGCCATTATTGGTGGCGACATTGCCGATATCACTGACCTTGTTGCCCGACACCGCGCCACTCAGGGTGCTCGCTGCCGTCGCCGTCGATGTATTGAAGGCATTTGCCACGTTACTGGTGCTGGTACCGCCATTATTTGCCGCAGATGCGCCCAGCGCCGTGGCTTTCGCGTTGCCGCTGCTATTGTTTTGCCCCGTGCTCTTGTCGTTATTCTGGTCCGAGTTATTGTCTTGCGAGGCGCTGGAATGCGCGCTCGCCCCGGGTCCGGAACCAGACTGTGTCGTGGTGTTGCTCGCCGTCTGGGTATTGTTGCCATTGACATCGTCGACCTTGGTCGAGCCACTGTTCTGGGCATGAGCGCTGAATCCGAAGGCCAGCGCGATCGCTGCCACGATGAGAGTTTTTTTCATTGCAGTTTCCTCTTTAAAAGTTAATCAGGATGCTGGCACCAGACAAAAGCGTCGGGTCCACAGCTACACTGCAAATTTAGTGCCAGCAATAAAAAATTTGGCCAAGTCATTGAATTACAAAGCCTTATTCGATGCTCTTCGGCTTGCATGGCATTCCCCTCGGAAACTTGGCAAACAAAACACGGAAAACTGTCACAGTCGTGCGCCACCGGCTTTTCCGTCACGGCTTGCCAAAATAGAGATATCTGCGCAAAATCAAGCACTTGCAAGATGCCATGCCGCTCCCGCGCCTGTCTCAATGCTGTTACACCGTTACAGCTGCGACTATCCGCACGCAGGGCAAAGGACTTCCTCTTGGGCGCCAGGTTCAACATTCAATATTGAGCTTCTTGATCATCCGGTACAGCGTCATGCGCGACACGCCCAGGTCGCGTGCCGCCTTGCTGATATTGCTGCCGGCACTGGCCAGGCTGGCCTGCACGGCGTCACGGTCCGCACGCCAGCGAATACTGCCGAGTGCGACATCGGCGCCCGGCGCGTGCGCAACTGACAGGCCCAGGTCCTCCGGCAGGATCGCCCTGCCTTCCGCCATCACCATGGCGCGCCGCACCCGGTTGATCAATTCGCGCACATTGCCCGGCCAGCTATGGCTGCAGATCGCTTCGACGGCGGCGTTGCTGAAGCCGCGCACCAGCGGCGCCCGTTCCGATACATAGGTGGCAAAAAAATGGTTTGCCAGCAACATCAAGTCTTCCCTCCGTTCGCGCAAGGGAGGCACATCGAGCGCCAGCACGTTGAGCCGGTAGTACAAATCTTCCCGAAACGTCCCTTGCTTCACCGCCTCCAGCAAATTGACATGCGAGGCTGCAATGACGCGCACGTCGACCGGAGTACTGTGCGTGGCGCCGACACGGTAAATCGTTTTTTCCTGCAGAAAGCGCAGCAAATTGGTTTGCAAGGAGAGTGGCAGGTCGCCTATTTCGTCGAGAAATACCGTGCCTCCGGCCGCCGACTCGATCAGGCCCCGCTTGTCGCAGGTGGCTCCCGTGAATGCGCCCCGTTGATGGCCGAACAACTCCGATTGCGCCAGGCCAGCCGGAATCGCGCCGCAGTTGATGGGCACAAATGGACCTGCCGCGCGCGCGGAATGGACGTGTATGGCTTGCGCTGTCAACTCCTTGCCGCTACCCGACTCGCCCCAGATCAGCACCGGCGCGCTGACACCGGCAACCTTCAGGATCTGGTGCCGCAGACGGCCAATGGCGACGCCACTGCCCTTGAGCGACATATCGGCCTGTTCCAGCGCACACAGAGGCACGTCCGGCATCTCGCGCAAAGAGGCGTAGCCATAGGCATGGCCCAAGGTATGCCGCAGGCGCAGCATATCGACAGGCAAAGTGTGATAATCATAGCAATGGTCGCGGACCAGGCGCCGGCATGCGGCCGTCTGCAAGGCGCGTGATGGGAAAATGCCCACCCATTGCATCTCCCAGTGCTGATGCAAGAAACT
Protein-coding sequences here:
- a CDS encoding sigma-54 dependent transcriptional regulator; protein product: MRQFGVAWEGWKVCSVTGLAAAARALRTQAFPVGILISPLDGLGEIDSFLHQHWEMQWVGIFPSRALQTAACRRLVRDHCYDYHTLPVDMLRLRHTLGHAYGYASLREMPDVPLCALEQADMSLKGSGVAIGRLRHQILKVAGVSAPVLIWGESGSGKELTAQAIHVHSARAAGPFVPINCGAIPAGLAQSELFGHQRGAFTGATCDKRGLIESAAGGTVFLDEIGDLPLSLQTNLLRFLQEKTIYRVGATHSTPVDVRVIAASHVNLLEAVKQGTFREDLYYRLNVLALDVPPLRERREDLMLLANHFFATYVSERAPLVRGFSNAAVEAICSHSWPGNVRELINRVRRAMVMAEGRAILPEDLGLSVAHAPGADVALGSIRWRADRDAVQASLASAGSNISKAARDLGVSRMTLYRMIKKLNIEC
- a CDS encoding DUF2939 domain-containing protein, with product MKKITIAAAVAVIAVAATAYASPYYALHQIKTALAERNAEALAGHVDFPALRASVKAQLEASMARSIEATAGSGNPLAALGQSIASAMLGKMVDTMVSPAGVVALVNKSAVSPQASDTADAPADGARKKADYSAGYAGVNTFVVRAKDGNAQEGALVLQRHGVWGWKLSSIEIASAMAGR
- a CDS encoding GPO family capsid scaffolding protein; this encodes MRHLYLLRFGTAGVSAILLCAAVQAQQAPGASQDDLAAQLESLKAQLAEQRHLLEALRASMHEQQRRIDVLQGNEPVDNNRLARQRGTGLRAAYLSLADIQDAGSAPQAPPPTPQPVGQAPSPPVRPPEVAPLFEQPGVLTPKGRYVLEPSMQFGYSSSNRVALVGYTIIPALLIGLIDVREVKRNTLTGALTVRTGLSNRLEVEARVPYVYRSDATVSRELFTGTASERVFDTSGRALGDVEVAARYQLNNGGADKPYYVAGLRFKSRTGRDPFEVITDCTQRCVGENATGTGLPLDLPTGSGFYSLQPSLTWLFPSDPAVFFGSISYLHGFKRTDVSRLVLNGVREPLGTIEPGKIFGVNFGIGLALNEKASLSLGYDHSSVGRTRQNGMTVPGSVRTQLGTLLMGFSYRLGKDRSLNVSVGAGLTRDTPDVSISVRLPMTF
- the nadA gene encoding quinolinate synthase NadA; its protein translation is MQTLAIKSVEYEHPQDGASCTAHAWARTPATPSPAEKAELITRIKRLLIEREAVLVAHYYVDADLQDLAEATGGCVSDSLEMARFGRDHPAKTLVVAGVRFMGETAKILSPEKTVLMPDLDATCSLDLGCPVDEFTAFCDAHPDRTVVVYANTSAAVKARADWMVTSSIGLDIVAHLHAQGKKILWAPDKHLGSYIQKETGADMLLWQGSCLVHDEFKGIELDLLKEEYPQAKVLVHPESPANVVALADMVGSTSQMIAAAQTMDTDTFIVATDNGILHKMRAAAPGKRFIEAPTAGNSATCKSCAHCPWMAMNGLLNLAQTLENMHNEIHVDPAVGQLAVRSINRMLDFAAAKKAGLKPGADLAKETTLFQGIGPA
- a CDS encoding substrate-binding periplasmic protein, yielding MRKSGRRLLALALLWPVLLVPSQAPARELLAVGAQFERVFEYQNSGEYGGLGAELLRLMAARTGNTVRFRMVPWARAQAMLVQGQADILIGPYKTPERIASMAFSDKPFYQDQMVFYTRQDASFGWDGDYSVLKNRRVVLLNGWAYGADWERVRPGLQVSVANNVENGLKMLVHNHVDVFVSNRRNTDPVIARLGYARQVKPLPKVIEVQNGYFAFPRSPTFDKLRLQFDQELTNLIETGELKRLGKRYDVGVP
- the nadC gene encoding carboxylating nicotinate-nucleotide diphosphorylase, whose amino-acid sequence is MSTLVNSFAPFDPALARAFEGNLLAALLEDVGQCDLTGELVPPDHIVTARVIVREAAVLCGAPWFEGIMKSLDRSIDIVWHYAEGDMMTADSVVCTIQAPARALLTAERSALNFLQLLSAVATATRQYVDVIAGTRASILDTRKTLPGLRLAQKYAVRVGGGKNQRLALYDGILIKENHIAAAGGVSQALENARNLDAGVPVQIEVETLAQLREALDAGAVSVLLDNFSNDMLRDAVALTNGRALLEASGGIHADTVRAIAETGVDRISIGSLTKDVRATDYSLRIVG
- a CDS encoding C39 family peptidase, with translation MLCLPLLGGVASPGASAADIGAFGTRFEVPLVSMREARFQRTLHQQYDFSCGSAAVATLLTHHYADPVTEEFVFEQMYQQGDQQKIRKEGFSLLDIKRFLASRGFLADGFQLPLDKLAEAGFPAIVLVAEQGYRHFVVVKGLGQSRVLIGDPAGGTRAMPRASFEAIWQGRLLFVIHGRVTPSAPGPVATEGAMQAARFNDADDWRAAPQAPLGLAISRSGLDQLTMPKNDGGNF
- a CDS encoding ABC-F family ATPase — translated: MLSTANITMQFGAKPLFENISVKFGDGNRYGLIGANGCGKSTFMKILGGDLDPSGGNVMLDTNERLGKLRQDQFAFEDMRVLDVVMMGHTEMWAAIQQRDAIYANPEATDDDYMQAADLEGKVSEYDGYTAESRAGELLLGAGVAIELHQGPMSNVSPGWKLRVLLAQALFSNPDILLLDEPTNNLDINTIRWLEDVLNERNSTMIIISHDRHFLNQVCTHVADMDYGTLKIYPGNYDEYMFASTQARNQQLANNAKAKDKVAELQEFVRRFAANKSKARQATSRAKQIEKIKVDDIKPSSRAYPFVRFDGEKKLHRLAVEVENISKGFDRQLFKNFSIMVEAGERIAIIGANGAGKTTMLRCIAGDIAGLQPDQGRVKWAENANVGYMPQDPTEDFAKDTNLTDWIGQWTKEGDDDQAVRSILGRLLFGGDDVKKAVKVLSGGEKGRMMYGKLMLGRHNVLMLDEPTNHMDMESIESLNIALEKYAGTLIFVSHDREFVSSLANRIIEIKEDEVVDYRGNYEDYLRSQGID